The Glycine max cultivar Williams 82 chromosome 17, Glycine_max_v4.0, whole genome shotgun sequence genome contains the following window.
tttctgttttcattttcgtttctgtctcatttacgtttctgtttatttacatttctgcttcatgtttcatttacgttttttgtttgaatctatggaaggctaaatattctggtgttgtttccttttgaggatgaatcccaactctctttgaggtttcgtttataatgtggttccctggcagttttcccttcaccagttaacccatattcgtgaacattaatcagtgcacgcttcgtgttcgattaattgcctctgagcctaacttgcgttcatgcttaatggacgaagggttaactggtgtatgtggtgcctaatcacgtattgacaaccctaagttgatttttgcttagtaaattgaaatagggttggattaagtggttaactgttaggaacgaattctccataacccaggataagagaatgacttctgaatcagaggaaacaacccatttttaatattattagtttcgtattccagtttacttgttttgCTCCTTAAATCACAAATCAAACAACCCCCctcccaatcgttactgttactgcaagtatattatgaatgtttggtttatcatttctcgttgggaaacgacctaggatcacttcctagttactgcattttcatgtttatttgattcgggtacgacctcgatcaataAGCAAAAAAGAGCTGACCTTGTGAGCTAGCTTCTTGAAGAACCAATATAGATTCAATGTAATGTTGTACGAAACATGTTCCAATAGTGGTTTCTGCGGGAAGAGCAAGCTACAAGAGGCAGAAGctacaattaaattttactattaatgTCATGATAGAGGCAGAAGAGTATCAGGAAAAGAGATTTTTCCTACTCAGACAATTCCCTCAATGGACCCAATTGCGATATTCATCCGCCGATTCCAATCATGAAGGGATTCTGCTGAGTGTTGTGTTGATCTTGTGTCATACTCTAGCCAATATCTCAAATTCAACAGTAAATTCCATGTCTGCTTTGTTGCTCTAAACTTTCAATCTTTTCACTGCAATCTGCATATGTACACACATCAACACAGATAAAGTTGTTTTATGTCCAGTCACTAATCATTACAAGTCTTTTATACTTGCATTGAAGGATTGttgcaatagaaaaaaataaagccaAAAGAGATACCAAATGtagttatttttcctttctatacctaatttgattgagaaaaataaatcttcCACACTATTCTCTCATAACCTGATCCTTATCAGTGTTACATGATAAAGCCATCATAGCTAGAGTCATTTAAGAttccataagtttttttttagatgTTTCAATATGTTAAAGAAAGTAGATCTCAATACGACACTAAGATATCAACTAGCTACAATATTTGGAGACACACTTGTGTTAAATTAACTATATTAACCATTACAAAGAACACAACAATAGTAATCAAACCTAGAATGGTCAAGAATACCCATAAATCAAAGTTGATCTGGTAAGAtgaacaaagaataaaaaagcaaAGTATAGTACTACTTGTGATCCATCCCAGAGCTGGCCCCAGTACACACTGTCGAATCCCCTTTCGCTGAGCTTGTTATCATAGTTGAAATTATTTGTAGCGGAGTGTAATTCCTTCAAAGAAAAAACTCGCCATAGAGGTTTTTTATTCCCTGTCCTTTGTTGCATTGAAAAAGACTAATATCAACTATTCCATTCAAAAAAAGTGTAGCCGACATAATAGTTTGAATCTAAAATTGTACTTTGAAAACTCTTCAAGTAAGGAGTCAATGAAACAGGTAGCTTTCGTAAACCCAGAATGATTAACCTTGCATGTTATGTTAATTAACTCGTAAGAAAAAACTCAGTCTAACAATTTCCCCTCTTTATTTTCCCTTAGAGACTTCACCTACCAAACTAACCTTTACTAGTCTTGTTGCACATATAAGCTTGACTAATACCTAGAATTTGAGCTAAACCAGAATCTAAAACCCTTTCCTATAATTAGtttctctcaaaaaataaaataaaaactacaaaACTTGAAAGTGATGTGAGTGAGGTAAATATGCATATAGCCTCATGTTTTGGAGCACGTCGATTATGCACGTCTCCCCCCTAAAATCGTGTAAATTGAGTTGTTTTACTTGGAAGCAACAATTTGTTGATTCTGTGAAACATGGAGAGAGAAGCTATACGTGCGTttcaaaattgtattcaaacacGCATATAACCTCTTAGGATTCTTCATGTCTAAGTATGCAATATGCATTTCATAACAATGCCTCTTAagattcttctattttgatccTTATAGCTGGAGCAGAATACAATGCAGCTTCAGGTtcaataaatgcaaaaaaaaaaatcacaaattttctACTTTTAATAGTGCCATTTCTAATTTAATCAACTACTACATACAACAAACAAAACCTTAAAGACCCATTTCATAATTTGCATAGAATCTAGTCTAAATGTCAAAGGCATATCAATCAGCCCACGGAATCcacaaaattcaaacgacaCTTCCTAACAAGCTACTTGGGACATTCAGTAAGTCTTAAATGACTATCAATCCCTAAATACATAGTGTCTTACCATTTATTTGACAAGGTATTTTTCAGGACCACATAAGGAAAGAGCAAAGGAAGCTCACCGAACAATGACAGTGACAAAGGTAAGGGTAACACAGAGTTGTAGTTGGCGGCAATGTCAATGGCACGATGGTGAGGTCATGGCGCGAGCTAAGCTACAGTGAGTCTATGGTGCAACCTAGGGTGACAACGCGACGCGAGCTACACTGATGCTACAGCAGGATCTTGGGTAAAGACACAACACAAGCTATAAAGTGAGGGATTCATAGGTTATGAGTACGAGAATGAGGGATTATCAAAACCAGAGTGATGAGCACGAGAGgacacaaattaattaatattgtatctttaaaattaaagatggtTCTTACACAATAACTGTCTTTGTCTCCCTGTCTTCAAAGACGGTGTATCTTGAAAccatcttaaattattttcacttaATTGCAAAAATGTCATTGGGTTTATGATACAAtggattctaagacggttttataGATAACCGTCTTTGTATAACAAGCTGGGacttacaaaaatgccactgccttattttttaagatggtTATCTAACGATCGTCGTAGAAACTGCGTCGTAAAAACAggctttttttagtagtgtaacACTAACTCACAACCCTtcattttctaataattattattatttccaacATCCCCCCTTAATTAGAAAATCCTCAATTAATTTTCTGCACTTCAAGTCTTGCTCTCAATCTTCTAATGTATTCAAACTTAAGGGGCTTAGTGAAAATATTTGCAACATGATTTTGTGTCTTCACATGAACTAACTTCAATTCTTTCTTCTTGACAATCTTTTTCTTAAACTTGAACACCCATTTGACTCCAATTGCATCATTACCCTTATGATGTTTTTTAAACTCCTAGATATCATTCTTTTTAATGGTATTGATTGATTTCTTCTTTCATGTGTTGTCTCTTCCTTTTACTTTCAAAGAAGCTTTGGCTTTAAGAACTTTCTCCAAAGGCTCatcatttcttcttttgaaCCTTTCTTCATATGCTTGAAGTGAACCTAATAATCGGTCCACAGTCATTGATTCAATGTCCTTTGACTTTTCAATTACACAAAtcacaaaatcaaattttgcgATTAAAGAACGAAGGACCTTCTCTACAACATGAGCTTCTTCCATATTCTCCTGATAACGCTTCATTTGCTTCACAATCATTATCACCCTATTGCCAAAATCCAAAATTGACTCAAATTGCTTCATATCCAAGGATTTAAACTTTCCACCAAGAGTTTGTAGGCACACCTTTTTCACCTTGTCAACATCTTCAAGGGATGTTAGCAAAATCTCCCAAGCTTCTTTGGAGGTGGAGACATTGAACACCATCTCAAAGATGCCTTCATCTAAACCTTGATAGATGAAGGTAAGTGCTTGTTGATCCTTCCTCATCTTCAACAAAGTCTCCTTTTCATTTTGTGGCAAAGAATTCTTATTTTCAAGTTGCGTATAACCTTTCTCCATAACCTCTCAAGCATCTTGGGAACCTAGCAAACTCTTCATGTGGCGACAATAATTATCATGATTCCCTTTTGTAAGGCGAGAGAATTGAAACAAGTTCAAGTCATTGCTTGTCATCTCTCACCTCACTAGTGTTCACTCTCCTCACTAAGTGCTTTTCTTATTTAAGAACCTAAGCTCTGATGCCACTTTgttagaaaaagagaagaaggacTAGAGAGAGTAAAtaagattatatttatttggCACACTTGGCTACATGGTTTGGTGCTCTATTTATAGTAGAGAAACCCATAGACACTACATAACTCTTCAATTAAGACAACAAATGAGCATatgtcataacccttcaaatacATAGTGGTTACAAAAATAATGCCACTTAATTCTCATTAACTCACACTCTTTCATCATCTAACACTAACTCACAACCCTTCATTttccaattattattattacttctaACAACTTCATGGCTTGAGAATTGCATGGAAGTTGCATTAGAGTCATGTCCTTTGTGTGTCAGACTCATTGATGTGATTGTTGGATCAAAGCTTAAAGCCTTTAGTCTTAGTTTTGGTTTGATAATTTTACAATGCCAAACATGTTTAATAGATctgacatttgtattgattgttttaGACTATACATGTTGTGTGATATAGATTAAGTCTTTTTACATGCTTAGTAAGGATCAAAGATGTTAAACAAATGGATTGATCTCTAAGTTTCTTGAGAGTAATGAGTTAAacacaatgtaattgattatatggttttgtaatcaattacaaagtgTTAGAACAAGCAACATATCTCTCTTCTACTTGAAATTTGGCAAGTTCTATCAAATTAATCGATTA
Protein-coding sequences here:
- the LOC102663819 gene encoding uncharacterized protein, which produces MEKGYTQLENKNSLPQNEKETLLKMRKDQQALTFIYQGLDEGIFEMVFNVSTSKEAWEILLTSLEDVDKVKKVCLQTLGGKFKSLDMKQFESILDFGNRVIMIVKQMKRYQENMEEAHVVEKVLRSLIAKFDFVICVIEKSKDIESMTVDRLLGSLQAYEERFKRRNDEPLEKVLKAKASLKVKGRDNT